GGCCAGATGATGGAGCCGGTGGAATTCAAATTTGAAACAGTTGATCCCAAGTCGCGCAAGGAAAAGGGCTGGGAGCTGGGCGTGGCTGCCGGACGCGGTAAAAGGATCGTCAAGTCCTATGATCTGCGGGAGAACGAGCTGGAGAAGATCAACTTCATCCGGATGAAGAAATACCAGGAGATAGAAGCAAAGGAGGTCTTATACGAGACCCGGAACTGCCAGGACGCCGACCTGGTAATAGTGGCCTACGGCACCTCCTCCCGGATCGCCTCGGCCGCCATGAAGATGGCCCGGGACAAGGGGCTTAAGGTCGGTCTGTTCCGGCCCATCACCCTGTGGCCCTTCCCCAGCCAGGCGCTGGCCAAGATGGCCGAAAAAGTGAAGAACTTCCTGGTGGTGGAGATGAGCATGGGCCAGTTCGTGCAGGACGTCCGCCTGGCCATAAACGGGCAGGCCGTGGTTGATCTGTATGCCCGGCCGGCCGGGATCCCCGCCAGCGAAGAGGTCTTTGCCGAGATCGAAAAAGTTTACAAGAAGATCAAGACCACCGGGCCCGTCAAAAAAGCGGCGGCCAAGAAAACTGTCAAAAAGTCCAAACCGGCCGCCAAGAAAACTGCCACGAAGTCCAAGGCCCCAAAAGCCCGGCCGGTTAAACGTTCAACGCCAAACGTCAAACGTGCCAAGGCTGCTAAAAAGAAGGGAGGGCGTAAATAATGGAACTGCTGAATAAAAGACCCCAAGGCCTGGTCGACATGAAAATGCACTATTGCCCGGGTTGCGGGCACGGCATCGTCCACCGGCTGGTGGCCGAATCCCTGGATGAACTGGGGATCAGGGAAAGAACGGTGGGAGTGGCCCCGGTGGGCTGTGCGGTGTTCGCCGATTCCTACTTCAACTGCGACATGATCCAGGGCCCCCACGGCCGCGGTCCGGCCATCGCCACCGGCATCAAGCGCTCCAAGCCGGAGTGCATCGTGTTCTCCTATCAGGGCGACGGCGACCTGGCCTCCATCGGCATGGGCGAGACCGTTCACTCGGCGGCCCGTTCCGAGAACATCACCATCATCTTCATCAACAACGCCATTTACGGTATGACCGGCGGCCAGATGGCCCCCACCACTTTGGTGGGACAGAAGGCCTCCACCTGCCCGGCCGGGCGCGATCCCAAAGTGAACGGCTTTCCCATCAGGGTCTGCGAACTGCTGACCCCGCTGGAAGGGGCGACCTACCTGGAGCGGACCTCCATCCACAACGCCCAGAACGTGATCAAGACCAAGAAAGCCATCAAAAAGGCCTTCCAGAACCAGATCGAGGGCAAGGGCTTTTCCCTGGTGGAGGTGCTTTCCACCTGCCCCACCAACTGGGGGATGACCCCGCTGGACGGGGCAAAGTTCGTGGCCGAAAAAATGATGCCCATGTATCCATTGGGGGTTTTCCGTTCACCTGAAAAAGAAGGAGGGGCCAACTGATGCATCAGGGAATTAGAATCTCCGGATTCGGCGGCCAGGGAGTTATCTCGGCCGGGATCCTTTTGGCCCAGGCCGGACTGCTGGAAGACAAGCACGTCTCCTGGTTCCCGGCCTACGGGGCCGAGATGCGCGGCGGCACCGCCAACTGCTCGGTGGTGATCTCCTCGGACGAAGTGGCCACCCCGGTGGT
This genomic stretch from bacterium harbors:
- a CDS encoding thiamine pyrophosphate-dependent enzyme is translated as MELLNKRPQGLVDMKMHYCPGCGHGIVHRLVAESLDELGIRERTVGVAPVGCAVFADSYFNCDMIQGPHGRGPAIATGIKRSKPECIVFSYQGDGDLASIGMGETVHSAARSENITIIFINNAIYGMTGGQMAPTTLVGQKASTCPAGRDPKVNGFPIRVCELLTPLEGATYLERTSIHNAQNVIKTKKAIKKAFQNQIEGKGFSLVEVLSTCPTNWGMTPLDGAKFVAEKMMPMYPLGVFRSPEKEGGAN